TCGCAGCCTATATATGCACCGGCTGCGGCATCGGCGACCGTCTGGACGCCAGCCAACTGGAACAAACCGCCTCCCGTGATGGCCGCATGAACGTGGTCAAGATGCACGAAATGCTGTGCAACAAGGAAGGCGTGCAGATGATCCGTGACGACATCGCCAACGACGGCGTCACCCACGCGGTCATCGTCGCCTGTTCCCGCCGCGCCAAGGTCGAGGCTTTCGATATCAACGATATCGCCATGACCCGCTGCAATATTCGCGAAGGTGTCATCTGGGCGCGACCCGATACCGACGAAGCCAAGGAAACCACCCAGGAAATGGCGAATGACTACATTCGCATGTCCTGCGGCGAAATCAAGCAGATGAACAAGCCCTCTCCCTCGGGCCAGCAGGGGCGCAACCCCAATGTCCTGGTCGTGGGTGGCGGCATCACCGGCATGACCGCTGCACTGGAAGCCGCGGAAGCTGGTTATACGGTTCATCTGGTCGAGAAGACCGGCGCCCTGGGCGGCCATGTAGCCCAACTGCACAAACGCATACCCTTCAAGGCCGCACCCGTTGGCACCCCCAACTCCCCGGATGCCAACCTGCCCATGCCGGAAGATACCGGCATTGCCGACATGATCGCTGCCGTGGAAGGCAATGACAATATCAAGGTGTACCTGAACAGCACCATCACCAAGACTTCCGGCGCCCCCGGCCGTTTCAGTGTGGACATCAGCACCGAGTCCGGCGATACCAGCACCGAGAACATCGGCTCCATCGTCCAGGCCACGGGTTTCAAGCTGTATGATCCCGAGAACCTGCCGGAATTCAACTACGCGGGCTCCCCGGACATCATCACCAACCTGGAGATGGAAGCCCTGGCCAATGCGGCTGACGGCGGCCCCATCAAGCGCCCTTCCGACGGCAAGGAAGTCACTTCCGTGCTCTTCGTACAGGATGCCGGTCAGAACTCCACGGATAAAGACCGCCTGCCCTATGACTCGGGCATCGGCGATCTGGTCTCCATCAAGCAGGCCCTGTACTTCAAGCATCACAATGGCGATGGCTGCGACACTACCATCTGCTTCAACAACCTGCGTACTCCCGGCGCCCCCGGTGAGGACTTCTACCGCAGCGGTCAGAGAAACGGCGTGATCTTCACCAAGAGCGACGTCAAGGAAGTCGCTCCCGGCGATCAACTCACCGTAAAGATGCATGACAAGATCCTCGACGAGGATGCCGAAGTGAAAGTCGATCTGGTGGTGCTGGATCTGGGCATGGTGCCCAATTCCGGTCCCGATCCCTATGCCGCCAACGAAGCGCTGGAAGGCATGACCGACGAAGAACGTGCCGACGAACTGGAAGCCCAGGAGGCCCATGCCGCCGACGAGACTTCCGTCAAGGTCGAGTCCATCCTCAACCTGGACTACCGCCAGGGCACCGACCTGCCGCATCTGAAGCACGGGTTCACCGACTCGCACTTCATCTGCTTCCCCTATGAGACCCGCCGTACCGGCATCTATGCCGCCGGTCCCGTGCGCCGTCCCATGGATATCAGGCAGGCCATGGACGACGCCACCGGCGCCGCCATGAAAGCCATTCAGGAAATCGAGAACGCCGCCCAGGGCCGCGCCGCACACCCACGGGTGGGCGACCTGTCCTACCCCAGCTTCCGCAAGGAAGGCTGCACCC
This sequence is a window from Thiolapillus brandeum. Protein-coding genes within it:
- a CDS encoding FAD-dependent oxidoreductase is translated as MSEVAEKKFAAYICTGCGIGDRLDASQLEQTASRDGRMNVVKMHEMLCNKEGVQMIRDDIANDGVTHAVIVACSRRAKVEAFDINDIAMTRCNIREGVIWARPDTDEAKETTQEMANDYIRMSCGEIKQMNKPSPSGQQGRNPNVLVVGGGITGMTAALEAAEAGYTVHLVEKTGALGGHVAQLHKRIPFKAAPVGTPNSPDANLPMPEDTGIADMIAAVEGNDNIKVYLNSTITKTSGAPGRFSVDISTESGDTSTENIGSIVQATGFKLYDPENLPEFNYAGSPDIITNLEMEALANAADGGPIKRPSDGKEVTSVLFVQDAGQNSTDKDRLPYDSGIGDLVSIKQALYFKHHNGDGCDTTICFNNLRTPGAPGEDFYRSGQRNGVIFTKSDVKEVAPGDQLTVKMHDKILDEDAEVKVDLVVLDLGMVPNSGPDPYAANEALEGMTDEERADELEAQEAHAADETSVKVESILNLDYRQGTDLPHLKHGFTDSHFICFPYETRRTGIYAAGPVRRPMDIRQAMDDATGAAMKAIQEIENAAQGRAAHPRVGDLSYPSFRKEGCTQCKRCTVECPFGAIDEDEERYPQYNESRCRRCGTCMGACPVRVISFENYSVNTVGAQIKECEIPEEWDEKPRILVLACENDAYPALDQAAISGVEISPWARVIPVRCLGSTSLSWVTDALNNGYDGIIMMGCKRGDEYQCHFVRGSAMANERMAKVGDTLETLNLEPERVVVEEVAITDIDRAPQLIQDMADTIEKIGLSPFKF